The genomic region GAGGCTTCAAGCCTATATTGATATTTACTCAGTCTATCAAGATGCATTTCTTGTTGCGCCTGATGGCGAGGTGGTGTTTCAGCTCAGTCAGCCTTCACGACGAGGCAAAGTACAGGATGAGCTAATTCAGCAAGCGATTAAATACCCAGATCGTTATGTTGAGTATTTCGGGCAAACGAGTTTGATTGAGGGAGCCCTACCAAGTCTTTTGTATGCTAGTGCGGCCATGGATGAAAATCGTGTTGTTGGTGTTATTGTTTTGTGTTTTCGCTTCCAAAATGAGCTGGAAGAAATTACCAAGCATCTTTTATTTAAAAAGGAAGAGAATCACTTTCTGCTCTTAAATGGCGCGGGAAATGTGCTGTTTGCCCCACAAAGTTACCAGCAGGTTTTTCCTACTCATCTATCAATAAGCGCTGCGCCAAAAGTGGTGTCGGTTCACAATAAAGACAGCGTTCAAGTGATGGCCAAAGGTCAGCCTTATCAAGGCTATAGAGGGCCTGAAAACTGGCATATGGGGTCTTTATTGGCATTAGAAAATATGGATCGGGGTGTAAGCGATACAGAGGATCATCAAGCATTGATTGCTGATCTTGCTGGGCTTATTTCAGCAGATTTTTTTGATATCCGCTACCAATCTATTTCTATCAATGATGATTTAGAGTTGATTGTTCTGAATGGCATTATTACAGCAGCTCGCAAAGATGCAGTAGAGTTTATGCCGGTATTAGAGGCCATCAAAAAGATTGGTCGAGACATTGATAATGTGTTTGCGAACTCCATTGAGTCTTTGTTTTCTACCATCATTTCAGGTCAACTGAATGCAATAATTTTGCAAGCCAGCTTGGCGGTAGACATTATGGATCGTAACCTTTATGAACGTGCAAATGACTGTCGCTGGTGGAGCTTGAGCACATCATTACAAACGGCGTTATCAGCACCTGAGGTTGATGAAAACAGTATTCGTCAGACGTTAGGAAAAATACATTCCTTGTATACTGTGTATCATACTTTATACGTTTATGATCAAGATGGGCGTTATATCGCCTTTTCAGATGATACTTATCAGCGCAAAATTGGGCAGATTATAGAGCCAAATTCTGCTGGACAGAGTGTATTTCATTCGCAAGATATTTACGCATATAGCGTATCCCCATTCATGCCTTTCGAGTGCTACGGTGGAGAACATACTTATATTTATAATGCCGCCATTCGTAGTCCTGAAAAAAGCAATGAAGTGGTTGGCGGTATCGGTATCGTATTCGATTCTACGGTAGAGTTTCGTGCCATTCTTAATGATATTTTGCCCAGAGACAATGGTGTTGTAAAAACAGGTACTAAAGCCTTGTTCACCACTGATAAAGGCTTTGTCATTGCAAGTTCGTCGGATGATCATGCTGTTGGTAGTGTCTTTTTTCCTACCATTAACATGACAGAGCTATACCAAGATGGCAGCACTGCAACCGCTATTAGACTAGATGACTCTGCATATCTTATTGGTGCTGCCAGATCGAACGGATATCGTGAGTACAAACGTCAAGATGGTTATGAGAATACGATAATTTCTTGGGTGCTTGTCCCTTGTTAATCTAAAGAAATTAATATGATGTCATGGAAGACATCTCTGTTTTATTGCGCGTCTCTTTCCTGCTTTTTTTGTATGTATCTCTGACTAAAAACTGTACTAATCGCAAAAACTCAGTAACCTATTGATCAGGTTTTATTCTTCTCGTCATGGCGTTTGTCCTAAGAAAGTTTGTATGAATTTAGAATCGTTATTTTCCATTACTCCCTTTAGCTGGAGTTCGATTGCTACGGCTATTTTTTGTGGCGTTATTGTCGGCTTAGAGCGACAGTTGAGAGGTAAGCCAGTAGGGATTCGAACGTCTGCATTAATTGTATTAGGCACGTATGTGTTTATTGCTTCGTCGATGTTTGTGGCTGCTGATACAACGGACCCATCACGAATTATTGGCCAGGTAATTACTGGGATTGGTTTTCTGGGCGCTGGTGTTATGTTATCTAAAGATGGTGCTGTTATAGGGGTTACCTCTGCGGCAACGATTTGGACATTGGCTGCAATCGGGGTGTGTATTGCGATTGTTGGTTCTTACGTGGCGATAAAGTTATCCATTATTGTGGTCGCTATTTTATATGGCGTAGACATTCTTGAGGAATATTCGTCTGCTTTTACACGCGGCGTACATTCTAAATACAGTCGTTGGCGTAAGAGAGATTAAAATGGTGTCAGGTTATCAGGTTAGTAGTTCTCGTGAAGAAATGGATTTTGATGTTATTCATGGTTACATATCAAATACGTATTGGGCAGAAGGAATCCCTAAAGAAACTTTTAAAAAGGCATTAGATAATTCATTATGTTTTGGTGTTTTTTCCTCTGAAGGAAAACAAGTTGGTTTTGCCAGAATGATAACGGATCAGGCAACCTTCGCGTATTTGGCGGATGTGTTTATTGATGAAGCACATCGTGGTAAAGGCTTGTCTAAGTGGCTTATGCAGGAAGTCCATGATCATCCCTCTTTACAGGGGTTGAGAAGAATCCTACTGGCCACCAGGGATGCACATAGCTTATACCAACAGTTTGGCTACACATCGTTGAGCTCACCTGCAACCTTTATGCAAAAATGGCAGCCGGATATCTATAAGGGATAGTTTATTCAGACCGTTGTATGCAATTTCGCCCTTGTTCTTTGCCTTTATAGAGTGCTTTGTCTGCACGCTTAATCATTTTCAGCGCATTATCATTATCGCTATGGCGCTGTGTGAGTCCTTGGGTAATGCTAAGTGATAATTTAAATTCACTGAATTTTTGCTCGGATATGAGTACTCTCAATTTTTCCGCTATTACTTCGGCTTCAATTTCTTGTGTGTTTGGTAAAATAATGATGAATTCCTCTCCACCAAACCGAGCAATAATGTCGGTTTTTCTAATTGCTTGAGATAAGGTGTTGGCTATCTCGATCAAACATCTGTCACCAATATCATGACCGTACATATCGTTTACTTTTTTGAAATAGTCAATGTCAATCAGTATGAGACTCAATGCCAAGTTTGAGACCTCTGCATTATCTAGTTCTTGGCTGAAATAGAGGTTTAAACCTCTCCGATTCAGTAGACCAGTTAAAGGGTCTTGTATGTTTTCATTTTTCAATTGTTCAGTGAGCTCTGAATAGCGTTTGAGAAAAAAGCGTCCAAATACACCACTAAAAATAATAGAGGCAGCTAGCCAAAATCCTCTGTCTATTGATTTTGTGCTGGAATACGCTTCTTCCGTGAGGTCAATGAAGTGCTCGCTAAATATCGTGGCTAAGATAACCCCAATGACTAGCAGAATGGTGATAATAAGAGATTCTCTATAACCCCCAATTAATGCGGCCATGACAGGGTACAGGGGTAGCAAATAAGCGACCTGACTGTTGACGCCACCAGATAAAACTAGAGAAGGGAGGATTATAATAATAGCAATGAATAAAGAGATATAAATCTCTAATGCAGGAAAAGCATTACAACGGATGACGACGTAGAGGCCGGTTACCATTACTAAATCCACTAAACCAATCCATGTAAAGTAGATAGGTAGCGTGACAAAAAAAGGGCGCAAGGTGAGATCAATAATTAAGGTTAAGATGGATAACTCAATTATGCGCAGAATGAGTTTGTGGCTCAGCTGAGTTTCAATTTTGTTTGGCATAACTTTTATGTAAATGTCCTGTTTTAATAGAATCAAAGGATTTTGTATAAAAAAATAATCAGCAATAGTGTCATCATGAAGCTACATAGAAGTATGTAGAGACTCTGCTTTTTGTCGAGTTGTGTTCGATGTCTCTGTTTTAAGTCATGAAAAAAGACAAAATCGAGTAAGTGACCTCGACGCGCAGTAAACCTAGTAAATTGAACAGCACTATATGCTAGATTCAACTTTTGCTTTGTTACGTGTTGTAAGGGAA from Marinomonas rhizomae harbors:
- a CDS encoding cache domain-containing protein, whose protein sequence is MFSRISEVDVFLAKNQSTIKRFIKGVDKYDQTLKSLSTWWEKIALIGKINSFEVASTILEDMDNTLGQFHLLQKRLIESLTNEHARKVIVQDLSRCQMAIDVLIRNLFERTADIGFLATDLDVIHFLKNSDTKEEDSVFLRQRLQAYIDIYSVYQDAFLVAPDGEVVFQLSQPSRRGKVQDELIQQAIKYPDRYVEYFGQTSLIEGALPSLLYASAAMDENRVVGVIVLCFRFQNELEEITKHLLFKKEENHFLLLNGAGNVLFAPQSYQQVFPTHLSISAAPKVVSVHNKDSVQVMAKGQPYQGYRGPENWHMGSLLALENMDRGVSDTEDHQALIADLAGLISADFFDIRYQSISINDDLELIVLNGIITAARKDAVEFMPVLEAIKKIGRDIDNVFANSIESLFSTIISGQLNAIILQASLAVDIMDRNLYERANDCRWWSLSTSLQTALSAPEVDENSIRQTLGKIHSLYTVYHTLYVYDQDGRYIAFSDDTYQRKIGQIIEPNSAGQSVFHSQDIYAYSVSPFMPFECYGGEHTYIYNAAIRSPEKSNEVVGGIGIVFDSTVEFRAILNDILPRDNGVVKTGTKALFTTDKGFVIASSSDDHAVGSVFFPTINMTELYQDGSTATAIRLDDSAYLIGAARSNGYREYKRQDGYENTIISWVLVPC
- a CDS encoding MgtC/SapB family protein, with amino-acid sequence MNLESLFSITPFSWSSIATAIFCGVIVGLERQLRGKPVGIRTSALIVLGTYVFIASSMFVAADTTDPSRIIGQVITGIGFLGAGVMLSKDGAVIGVTSAATIWTLAAIGVCIAIVGSYVAIKLSIIVVAILYGVDILEEYSSAFTRGVHSKYSRWRKRD
- a CDS encoding GNAT family N-acetyltransferase; amino-acid sequence: MVSGYQVSSSREEMDFDVIHGYISNTYWAEGIPKETFKKALDNSLCFGVFSSEGKQVGFARMITDQATFAYLADVFIDEAHRGKGLSKWLMQEVHDHPSLQGLRRILLATRDAHSLYQQFGYTSLSSPATFMQKWQPDIYKG
- a CDS encoding GGDEF domain-containing protein yields the protein MDLVMVTGLYVVIRCNAFPALEIYISLFIAIIIILPSLVLSGGVNSQVAYLLPLYPVMAALIGGYRESLIITILLVIGVILATIFSEHFIDLTEEAYSSTKSIDRGFWLAASIIFSGVFGRFFLKRYSELTEQLKNENIQDPLTGLLNRRGLNLYFSQELDNAEVSNLALSLILIDIDYFKKVNDMYGHDIGDRCLIEIANTLSQAIRKTDIIARFGGEEFIIILPNTQEIEAEVIAEKLRVLISEQKFSEFKLSLSITQGLTQRHSDNDNALKMIKRADKALYKGKEQGRNCIQRSE